The nucleotide sequence TCGAGGTCGCCGTAGTCGGTGTTCTCGCCGGCCATCGCCCAGACGAACGCGTACGGCCCGGTGCCGGCCCCGGCGTGCACCGACCACGACGGCGAGATGACCGCCTCGCCGTCGCGGACCCAGAGGTGCCGGGTGTGGCCGGGCTCGCCCAGCACGTGCAGCACGCGGGCGTCGTCGTCGAGCTGCGTGTACAGGTAGACCTCGGTGCGGCGGTCGTGCCGGTGCGGCGGCATGGTGTTCCACACCGACCCCTCGGCGATGACGGTGACGCCGAGCTGGAGCTGGCAGGACGGGTGGCCGCCGGAGCCCCAGACGTAGCGGTACAGACGGCGGACGCTGGCGCCGCGCTGGTCGCCGAGGTCGACCGGCTCGATCTCGGCGCGCCGGAAGACCGCGACGCCGTGGTCGGCGTGCGCGGTCGCGGAGACCAGGTAGAACCGGGCGCCGTCGCCGCGGAACGCGACCCGCCGCCCGCGCCCGACGTACGCGCCGTCGAGCGTGCCCAGTTCGTACGGCTCGTCGTCGACGATGAGCCGGCCCGGCCCGCCGACGTTGACGACGCCGAGCTCGCGGCGTTCGAGGAAGTGCTCGGCCCGCAGCGGATCCGCCGCCGGCAGTGCGAGGCTCTCGTCCGCGGTGGGTACCGCGCCCGCCACGACCAGGCGATCCTCGTGCGTGTAGACCGCGCGCACCTCGCCATCGGCGAACAGGTCGTCGACGAGGTAGCGTTCACGCAGCTCGGCGGTGGTCGCGGTCTCGGCCGAGGCCGGGGCGGTCGCCTGGCGGACCTCCATCATGGGCGCTCCCATCGAACGTCGGGCGACGGTTCACATATGCGGACACTTGTCCTTGTATGCGACCGCACTCAACCAGCATGTGAATGACCTGTCAAGGATGGGTCTGCTAGCTTTGTCCGTGATGAGCGTCGACGATGTGGACGTCTCGCCCGACACAGAGGGCGATGAGGGGGACTTCCAGCCGGTGAAGTCCGCCGGCAGAGTGCTCGAACTCCTGGAGGTCCTCGCCAGTACCGGCCCGCGCACCATGCGCGACCTCGCCGACCAGCTCGGCGTGCCGAAGAGCAGCATGCACGCCCTGCTCAGGACCATGCAGCACTACGGCTGGCTGGAGCTCGACGCCACCGGCAAGCAGTACGGCCTCGGCGTTCACGCCCTCCTCGTCGGCTCCGCCTACGTCGACGGCGACGACGTCGTGGCCCGCACCAGCCCCATCCTCGACACCCTCGCCGAGAACACCGGCGAGACCGTCCACCTCGGCCGCCTCGAGGGCGACCACGTCGTCTACATGGCCAAACGCGAATCGGTGCATCCGCTGCGGATGTTCTCGGCGGTCGGCCGCCG is from Jiangella alkaliphila and encodes:
- the kduI gene encoding 5-dehydro-4-deoxy-D-glucuronate isomerase, translating into MEVRQATAPASAETATTAELRERYLVDDLFADGEVRAVYTHEDRLVVAGAVPTADESLALPAADPLRAEHFLERRELGVVNVGGPGRLIVDDEPYELGTLDGAYVGRGRRVAFRGDGARFYLVSATAHADHGVAVFRRAEIEPVDLGDQRGASVRRLYRYVWGSGGHPSCQLQLGVTVIAEGSVWNTMPPHRHDRRTEVYLYTQLDDDARVLHVLGEPGHTRHLWVRDGEAVISPSWSVHAGAGTGPYAFVWAMAGENTDYGDLDPVALEAL
- a CDS encoding IclR family transcriptional regulator; protein product: MSVDDVDVSPDTEGDEGDFQPVKSAGRVLELLEVLASTGPRTMRDLADQLGVPKSSMHALLRTMQHYGWLELDATGKQYGLGVHALLVGSAYVDGDDVVARTSPILDTLAENTGETVHLGRLEGDHVVYMAKRESVHPLRMFSAVGRRLSAYSTALGKCLLAGLSDEEIAARMPAKLEPATDKTITDPDLLLKDIRRARVRGYSIDDEETTQGLRCFAIALPQRAPTHDAISISVPIFRLDDERQEAIVRLLFEARYSFAR